In Chionomys nivalis chromosome 24, mChiNiv1.1, whole genome shotgun sequence, one genomic interval encodes:
- the LOC130865753 gene encoding cytochrome c oxidase assembly factor 4 homolog, mitochondrial-like has translation MSASASQGHNWTRQLKKEDKEEDPLDQLITRSGCAAFHFAVQECMAQHQDWRQCQPQVQAFRDCMSAQQARRWEELQRRKEQASVQH, from the coding sequence ATGTCAGCTTCAGCCTCACAAGGCCATAACTGGACCCGACAGctgaagaaagaagacaaggaagaagaCCCACTGGACCAGCTGATCACCCGCTCTGGCTGTGCTGCCTTCCACTTTGCAGTGCAGGAGTGCATGGCCCAACACCAGGACTGGCGTCAGTGCCAGCCACAAGTGCAGGCATTCAGGGATTGCATGAGTGCACAGCAGGCAAGACGGTGGGAGGAACTGCAGAGGAGGAAAGAGCAAGCCAGTGTTCAACACTGA
- the LOC130865743 gene encoding dnaJ homolog subfamily B member 13-like — MASALLRKLFGQSQLGGCPDQEGVLNEDKYSSTIKDKILTIDVRPGWRQGTRITFEKEGDQGPNIIPADIIFIVKEKLHPRFRRELDNLFFVYPIPLGKALTCCTVEVKTLDDRLLNIPINDIVHPKYFKMVPGEGMPLPEDPTKKGDLFIFFDIQFPTRLTPQKKQMLRQALLT, encoded by the exons ATGGCCAGTGCCTTACTTAGGAAACTCTTTG GTCAATCGCAACTCGGAGGATGCCCAGATCAAGAAGGC GTGCTAAATGAAGATAAATATTCCTCAACCATAAAGGACAAGATTCTGACAATCGATGTGAGGCCTGGGTGGAGGCAGGGCACACGCATCACCTTTGAGAAGGAAGGGGACCAG GGCCCCAACATTATCCCGGCTGATATTATCTTCATCGTAAAGGAGAAACTGCATCCTCGCTTCCGCAGGGAGCTTGACAACCTCTTCTTTGTGTACCCCATTCCTTTGGGTAAG GCTCTCACCTGCTGCACCGTGGAGGTGAAGACCCTAGATGATCGTCTGCTCAACATCCCCATCAATGACATCGTCCA tcCCAAGTACTTCAAGATGGTGCCAGGTGAGGGTATGCCACTGCCTGAGGATCCTACCAAGAAGGGGgacctcttcattttctttgacaTCCAATTCCCCACCCGCCTcacaccacagaagaagcagatgCTGCGCCAGGCATTGCTGACCTAA